From the genome of Pukyongia salina, one region includes:
- a CDS encoding S9 family peptidase, which produces MNRIFSIPILTLFLVVSFSTQAQQKQITLEEIWGGTFRSERMDVLRSLANGKEYAVLDYNRSQSASTVDVYDYASGKKVRTLVNSNDLDGINYIISYEFSNDESKLLLATQLKQIYRRSSLGTYYVYDLTTKELTLVSEKQIQEPTFSPDGSKIAYGNNNNLYVKDLISGVEKQITTDGKKNSIINGITDWVYEEEFAFVRAFDWSKDGKRLAYIRFDETNVPRFSMDVYGEGLYPTQQVFKYPKAGDPNAEVSLHLYQLDSGQTSQVDLSGYNSYYIPRINWTNDPDILSVRLTNRHQNVVDLVFVNAATNTSKLILQETDDAYVDITDDLTFLNDNSFIWTSEKSGWNHIYHYDRDGKLINQVTDGEWEVTNYYGFDPNTGRIYYQSSEDGSINRGVYSITQTGKNKIKLSDKTGNNSASFSADYSYFINTFSDTETPHVFTLHQAKNGKKIREIKNNNALKQKVEQYVTSPKEFSTIRINGEDLNMYMIKPKDFDPNKKYPMFMYQYSGPGSQNVVNRWGGANDYWHQMLAQQGYIIVCVDGRGTGLKGRDFKKMTQKELGKYEVEDQVAAARKLGELPYIDADRIGIWGWSYGGFMSANCLFQAPETFSMAIAVAPVTSWRFYDTIYTERYMQTPQENPSGYDNNSPITHVDNLQGDFLLVHGSADDNVHVQNTMRLVEALVQADKNFEWMIYPDKNHGIYGGNTRLHLYKNMTRFINESLGKPKSENLIQIKN; this is translated from the coding sequence CCACTCAAGCTCAACAAAAACAGATCACATTAGAAGAAATATGGGGCGGTACCTTTCGCTCCGAACGCATGGATGTATTGCGTTCTCTGGCTAATGGAAAAGAATATGCCGTGCTGGATTACAACAGATCTCAAAGTGCTTCCACGGTCGATGTGTATGATTATGCCAGCGGCAAGAAAGTGCGAACCCTTGTTAACTCCAACGATCTTGATGGGATTAACTATATCATTTCTTACGAATTCAGTAATGATGAATCCAAGTTACTTCTCGCTACTCAATTAAAACAGATCTATAGAAGATCCTCCCTGGGGACTTACTATGTGTACGATCTCACTACAAAAGAACTTACTCTGGTTTCCGAAAAGCAAATTCAGGAGCCAACCTTTAGCCCGGACGGAAGTAAGATAGCCTATGGTAATAACAATAATCTTTATGTAAAGGATCTGATTAGCGGGGTAGAAAAGCAGATCACTACAGACGGAAAGAAGAACAGTATCATTAACGGGATCACAGACTGGGTTTACGAAGAGGAATTCGCATTTGTACGTGCTTTCGATTGGAGTAAGGACGGTAAACGGCTTGCTTACATTCGTTTCGATGAGACCAATGTTCCGCGTTTTTCAATGGATGTATATGGGGAAGGGCTGTATCCTACACAGCAGGTTTTCAAGTACCCAAAAGCGGGCGATCCAAATGCAGAAGTTTCGCTTCATCTCTACCAATTGGACTCCGGACAAACGTCGCAAGTAGATCTATCGGGTTATAATAGTTACTACATTCCACGCATTAACTGGACCAACGATCCGGATATCTTAAGTGTTCGATTAACGAACCGCCACCAAAACGTGGTGGATCTCGTATTTGTAAACGCTGCTACAAATACTTCAAAATTAATTCTACAGGAGACAGACGACGCCTATGTGGATATCACAGACGACCTTACCTTCCTAAACGACAACAGCTTTATCTGGACCAGTGAGAAAAGTGGCTGGAATCATATTTATCACTACGATCGCGATGGGAAACTTATTAACCAGGTAACCGATGGAGAATGGGAGGTAACCAATTATTATGGCTTCGACCCCAATACCGGTAGGATCTATTATCAGAGTTCGGAGGATGGAAGTATTAATCGCGGGGTGTATTCCATCACCCAAACAGGAAAGAATAAAATAAAACTTTCGGATAAAACAGGAAATAACAGCGCTTCTTTTAGTGCAGATTATTCTTATTTCATCAACACCTTTTCAGACACAGAAACGCCGCACGTCTTCACCCTTCACCAGGCGAAGAACGGAAAGAAGATACGTGAGATCAAAAATAATAATGCGTTAAAACAAAAAGTTGAGCAGTATGTTACTTCCCCCAAGGAATTCTCAACTATTCGAATCAACGGTGAAGATCTCAATATGTACATGATCAAGCCTAAGGATTTCGATCCGAACAAGAAATACCCCATGTTTATGTACCAGTATTCCGGACCCGGATCCCAGAATGTAGTAAATCGCTGGGGTGGTGCCAACGATTATTGGCACCAGATGCTGGCGCAACAAGGTTATATCATTGTTTGCGTAGATGGTCGAGGGACGGGCCTCAAAGGACGAGATTTCAAAAAGATGACACAAAAAGAGCTGGGTAAATACGAGGTTGAAGATCAGGTAGCGGCAGCTCGGAAACTAGGCGAATTACCGTATATAGATGCAGACCGGATCGGGATCTGGGGATGGAGTTATGGCGGATTCATGTCTGCCAATTGTTTATTCCAGGCACCGGAGACATTTTCGATGGCGATTGCAGTTGCACCAGTGACCAGCTGGAGGTTCTATGATACTATTTATACAGAGCGCTATATGCAGACCCCACAGGAGAATCCTTCCGGTTACGATAACAATTCACCCATTACTCATGTGGACAACCTTCAGGGAGATTTTCTGCTTGTACACGGAAGTGCAGATGATAATGTGCATGTTCAAAACACCATGCGACTGGTAGAAGCACTTGTTCAGGCCGATAAGAATTTCGAATGGATGATTTATCCGGATAAGAATCATGGGATCTATGGTGGAAACACTCGCCTGCATCTCTACAAGAACATGACGCGGTTTATCAATGAATCTCTGGGTAAGCCAAAATCTGAAAATCTAATTCAGATAAAAAACTAA
- a CDS encoding peptide MFS transporter, which yields MSNSMQHKQKELFGHPVGLYVLFFTEMWERFSYYGMRAILVLYLVAETVGDNAGLGWSNAEALALYGWYTMLVYVASIPGGWIADKFLGQKKSVLYGGILLVAGHSILAVEEMWAFYSGLGLIIAGVGMLKPNISTMVGGLYKQGDIRRDKGFTIFYIGINIGAFLSSLIVGYVGEVYGWHYGFGLAGIGMALGLIQYLAGQKHLRYVGNYLGQSKDEEEKAAMKRPLTKVEKDRIIVLFISFLLVIVFWGAFEQAGGLMNIYAKENTNRMLLGWEIPASWFQSLNAMFIIFLGTTVAAYWARRKLKGKISTSLFKMILGLIIMGTGFFFMSAASAQFESTGASAMYWLVLAYLFHTIGELCISPVALSYITKLAPLKYASIMMGVYFAMTGFGNKLAGLLGESASNFGEFTVFTGIAVFCVIFGVLVLIFRKKLEHLTHGAEDNEREMNTDETEGFELADHD from the coding sequence ATGTCAAATAGTATGCAGCATAAACAAAAAGAACTATTCGGACACCCGGTAGGTCTGTATGTATTATTCTTTACCGAAATGTGGGAGCGATTCTCATATTACGGGATGCGAGCAATTTTGGTACTTTACCTGGTTGCGGAAACTGTAGGTGATAATGCGGGTCTGGGATGGTCTAATGCAGAAGCCTTAGCCTTGTACGGATGGTATACCATGCTGGTTTATGTAGCATCTATACCCGGAGGATGGATAGCCGATAAATTTCTGGGACAGAAAAAATCTGTGTTATATGGAGGAATACTACTGGTTGCAGGACATAGTATCCTTGCAGTGGAAGAGATGTGGGCCTTTTATTCTGGTCTTGGTTTGATCATCGCAGGAGTAGGTATGCTGAAGCCCAATATCTCCACTATGGTGGGAGGATTATATAAGCAGGGTGATATAAGAAGAGATAAAGGTTTTACCATATTTTATATAGGAATAAATATTGGTGCATTTTTATCGAGTTTAATAGTGGGATATGTAGGGGAAGTTTATGGCTGGCATTATGGATTTGGTTTAGCGGGAATTGGAATGGCACTTGGATTAATTCAATATCTGGCAGGTCAGAAACATTTGCGCTATGTAGGGAATTACCTGGGGCAATCCAAAGATGAAGAAGAAAAGGCGGCTATGAAACGTCCATTGACCAAGGTAGAAAAAGACAGGATCATTGTACTGTTTATTTCCTTCCTTCTTGTAATTGTATTCTGGGGAGCCTTTGAACAGGCCGGAGGACTCATGAATATATATGCAAAAGAAAACACCAACAGAATGTTACTTGGATGGGAAATCCCTGCTTCCTGGTTCCAATCACTAAACGCCATGTTCATTATTTTCCTGGGTACGACTGTTGCGGCTTACTGGGCCCGAAGAAAATTAAAAGGTAAGATCTCTACTTCCTTATTTAAAATGATCTTAGGACTGATCATTATGGGAACCGGTTTCTTCTTTATGTCTGCGGCATCGGCACAATTCGAAAGTACAGGTGCTTCGGCTATGTATTGGCTGGTATTAGCCTATTTATTTCACACGATCGGCGAATTATGTATCTCGCCTGTGGCATTATCTTATATCACAAAACTGGCTCCACTTAAGTACGCTTCCATTATGATGGGTGTGTATTTTGCTATGACAGGTTTTGGTAACAAATTAGCCGGTTTACTTGGAGAGTCCGCTTCAAACTTTGGGGAGTTTACTGTATTTACTGGGATAGCAGTTTTCTGTGTGATCTTTGGGGTCTTGGTGCTGATCTTCAGAAAGAAGTTGGAACATCTTACTCATGGTGCAGAAGACAATGAACGAGAAATGAATACAGATGAAACCGAAGGTTTCGAACTAGCAGATCACGATTAA
- a CDS encoding peptide MFS transporter, with protein MNSNTENFFKDKVLGHPAGLFVLFFTEMWERFSYYGMRAILVIFLTGAIIGDNPGWAWSTEAALSLLGTYAMFVYLTPILGGWLADNKIGYRMAVVIGALLMTIGHASMAVETPTFLYIGITFLILGNGMFKPNMTAIISKMYEGHDEKKDGAYNIFYMGVNAGAFIGIMLCGWVGEKVGWSYGFGLAGIFMLLGMLQFVFAQRLFGSVGDVPKKKTGEVVKEIVMDGDEEVTVKRNPFTLLDFTLIGIFVVSALVFIFNDPMSKIGEIKTLNFDILGLPDSLFFALLAAVSFVLLLVIRLSRYVRLERDRMIAFTIFCIFTIFFWAAFEQAAGSLPIYTRDFTNRILEGNAAMGFKIVDLIVTVVPLLIITYVLLSLFRKTFNRIGLSNVILGISFIIVWAIVIFKLYTEFQSTETEVPVTWFAILNSLFIIMFAPLFTKWWDSKYNPPASVKYFLGLALLGLGFAFLAFGARHVPAGADSASLSMAWLVFAYLFHTLGELCLSPMGLSYLSKLIPARMIAFMFGVYYLAIAIGNKLAHYVGGDIEKIAQEYSLSTFFLIFTFIPIGLGLVSLMLHPLLKRLMHGVH; from the coding sequence ATGAACTCAAATACAGAGAATTTCTTTAAAGACAAAGTACTGGGACATCCCGCCGGCTTGTTCGTACTCTTTTTTACCGAAATGTGGGAGCGGTTTTCCTACTATGGGATGCGCGCCATCCTGGTTATCTTCTTAACCGGAGCCATCATTGGAGATAACCCAGGCTGGGCTTGGTCTACCGAAGCTGCACTTTCTTTATTAGGGACTTACGCCATGTTCGTATATCTCACCCCAATTCTGGGAGGGTGGTTGGCCGATAATAAGATAGGTTACCGAATGGCTGTTGTTATCGGTGCGTTATTAATGACTATTGGACACGCTTCTATGGCGGTTGAAACACCTACTTTTCTCTATATAGGTATTACATTCCTTATCCTTGGTAATGGAATGTTTAAGCCAAATATGACGGCTATTATTTCGAAGATGTATGAAGGCCATGACGAAAAGAAAGACGGTGCCTATAATATCTTTTATATGGGTGTTAATGCGGGTGCGTTCATCGGGATCATGCTTTGCGGATGGGTTGGAGAAAAAGTGGGTTGGAGCTACGGTTTTGGATTGGCTGGTATTTTCATGTTGTTAGGAATGCTTCAGTTTGTTTTTGCACAACGACTTTTTGGATCTGTGGGAGATGTTCCGAAGAAAAAAACGGGAGAGGTGGTGAAGGAAATAGTTATGGATGGGGATGAAGAGGTTACTGTAAAGCGCAATCCATTTACACTACTTGATTTTACCTTGATAGGAATATTCGTCGTTTCAGCTTTGGTTTTTATATTCAATGATCCAATGAGTAAGATTGGGGAGATCAAAACATTGAATTTTGATATTCTGGGATTACCCGATTCGTTATTCTTTGCCTTACTGGCTGCGGTTTCGTTCGTGTTACTATTAGTAATACGATTGAGTAGGTATGTAAGGTTAGAACGAGATAGGATGATAGCATTTACTATCTTCTGTATCTTTACAATATTCTTTTGGGCCGCCTTTGAACAAGCGGCAGGTTCACTCCCTATTTACACACGCGATTTTACCAACCGAATATTGGAAGGTAATGCAGCTATGGGCTTTAAGATCGTAGATTTGATCGTTACAGTAGTTCCACTTTTAATCATCACCTATGTGCTGCTAAGCCTGTTTAGAAAAACGTTTAATCGCATTGGTTTATCGAACGTGATCCTGGGGATAAGTTTTATTATCGTTTGGGCGATTGTAATTTTTAAATTATATACCGAATTCCAATCTACAGAAACCGAAGTACCGGTAACCTGGTTCGCTATACTTAATTCTCTGTTCATTATCATGTTCGCACCTTTATTTACGAAATGGTGGGATAGTAAGTATAATCCGCCGGCATCGGTAAAATACTTCCTGGGACTCGCCCTATTAGGCCTTGGTTTTGCCTTTTTGGCTTTTGGTGCAAGACACGTACCTGCTGGCGCAGATAGTGCCAGTTTAAGCATGGCATGGCTCGTATTTGCGTATTTGTTCCATACCCTTGGAGAACTCTGTCTATCACCCATGGGACTATCTTATCTCAGTAAGTTGATCCCGGCCAGGATGATCGCGTTTATGTTTGGGGTATACTACCTGGCAATCGCCATTGGAAACAAACTTGCTCATTACGTAGGTGGGGACATTGAGAAGATCGCACAGGAGTACAGTCTGTCAACGTTCTTCCTCATATTCACCTTTATTCCTATTGGGCTCGGGCTTGTATCGCTAATGCTGCATCCTTTACTAAAGAGGCTCATGCACGGCGTACATTAA